One window of the Pseudofrankia sp. DC12 genome contains the following:
- a CDS encoding type II toxin-antitoxin system VapC family toxin has translation MQPVVLDTDVASLSHKRRLTGPVETRLIGRRPLITFVTFGELTKWTDLRAWGNHRRQELADWLSGIPVLPGDEAVAATWGRLSAAATRAGQPRPVNDMWIAACCLTHNLPLATLNLKDYVYFKDHHGLRILGEE, from the coding sequence ATGCAGCCCGTCGTCCTTGACACCGACGTCGCCTCCCTGAGCCACAAACGCAGGCTCACTGGGCCCGTCGAGACCCGCCTGATCGGCCGCCGACCACTGATCACCTTCGTCACCTTCGGCGAGCTCACCAAATGGACCGATCTGAGAGCCTGGGGCAACCACCGACGCCAGGAACTCGCCGACTGGCTGTCGGGTATCCCAGTCCTGCCCGGCGACGAGGCCGTCGCCGCCACCTGGGGCCGGCTCTCCGCGGCCGCGACCAGGGCAGGACAACCCCGCCCGGTCAACGACATGTGGATCGCGGCCTGCTGCCTCACCCACAACCTGCCGCTCGCCACCTTGAACCTCAAGGACTACGTCTACTTCAAGGACCACCACGGCCTACGGATCCTCGGCGAGGAATAG
- the mobF gene encoding MobF family relaxase produces the protein MIATVKVLRVRARRAQDVDQAAGAVVAYVQGGQPEDALAGYYGRGQACGRARGRLAGLVGLRGEVSGAGLERLLRGRHAVTGLPLLGGPGPASRMSRAAITRQQAGAADAEWLTLAEAAQIAQVSADYLRRLVKRTAMAGAVVSAARTGDLDESGGDAAVSGGSTGAEAAAAAGKPGEQLAGVRGSDGRWRVRRADLERWNAGRVPPATVLGYDVVCAAPKSVSLLWAFGNEALRADVGAAFDAAVEATIAYLERHAAFGLVAGRNRHSLGLAVASYLHDVSRNTEAHLHVHNIIINAVAVPADGEPAGEGVGATGWDWRAIDGEMLLAHIRTAGFVGAAVLRRELSARRGLGWEPVRNGVAELAGFPAELLAAFSTRHSEVEAEFAQLVAQGLEPSGATKAAAQRGSRKAKKVLADAAVHAAQLETLRAAGFTVEAVRQLAAPTPARPAPLGEPEVDDLFDLLAGAVGLTEKTSTFLRRDVVRAVAEWVGERADADTIEALTDRFLADPRVVLVQATAPGQRRRQQPELVFTTEDLLAAEDSLAALIRDGQVIAGAPPRLLVDPSYLKARLAAARQSRPAGRGPEPSRVGAAGADRGGGVVVLSGEQVELVRRLLSGGDLVRPAIGPAGTGKTEAMRVLTGLLHAAGRRVFATAHGGRQAEELADRIGIPARV, from the coding sequence GTGATCGCGACGGTGAAGGTGCTGCGGGTCCGGGCGCGTCGGGCGCAGGACGTCGATCAGGCGGCGGGGGCGGTGGTGGCCTATGTGCAGGGTGGCCAGCCGGAGGATGCACTGGCTGGCTACTACGGCCGGGGTCAGGCGTGTGGCCGGGCCCGGGGTCGGCTGGCGGGGCTGGTCGGGCTGCGTGGGGAGGTCTCGGGTGCCGGGTTGGAGCGGCTCCTGCGTGGCCGGCACGCGGTGACCGGTCTGCCGTTGCTGGGTGGGCCGGGTCCGGCGAGCCGGATGTCCCGGGCCGCCATTACCAGGCAGCAGGCCGGCGCCGCGGACGCGGAGTGGTTGACGTTGGCGGAGGCCGCGCAGATCGCCCAGGTGAGCGCGGACTATCTGCGCCGGCTCGTCAAACGCACGGCCATGGCAGGCGCCGTCGTGTCAGCCGCCCGGACTGGTGATCTCGACGAGTCCGGCGGCGATGCCGCGGTGTCGGGCGGCTCGACTGGCGCCGAGGCCGCGGCGGCGGCCGGGAAGCCGGGCGAGCAGTTGGCCGGTGTGCGGGGATCGGATGGCCGGTGGCGGGTGCGCCGGGCCGACCTGGAGCGGTGGAACGCGGGCCGGGTGCCCCCGGCGACGGTGTTGGGCTACGACGTGGTGTGCGCGGCGCCGAAGTCGGTGAGCCTGCTGTGGGCATTCGGCAACGAGGCGCTGCGCGCGGACGTCGGCGCCGCGTTCGACGCGGCGGTGGAGGCGACGATCGCGTATCTGGAACGGCACGCGGCGTTCGGCCTGGTCGCCGGCCGCAACCGGCACTCGCTCGGTCTGGCGGTCGCGTCCTATCTGCATGACGTGTCCCGCAACACCGAGGCGCACCTGCATGTTCACAACATCATTATCAACGCCGTCGCTGTCCCGGCCGACGGCGAGCCGGCCGGCGAAGGGGTGGGGGCGACGGGCTGGGACTGGCGGGCGATCGACGGGGAGATGCTGCTCGCGCACATCCGGACCGCCGGCTTTGTCGGTGCGGCGGTGCTGCGCCGTGAGCTGTCAGCGCGGCGGGGTCTGGGGTGGGAGCCGGTGCGTAACGGGGTGGCGGAGCTGGCCGGGTTCCCGGCCGAGTTGCTGGCGGCGTTCTCGACGCGGCATTCCGAGGTGGAGGCGGAGTTCGCGCAGCTGGTCGCCCAGGGGCTGGAGCCGTCGGGGGCGACGAAGGCCGCGGCGCAGCGCGGCTCGCGTAAGGCCAAGAAGGTCCTCGCCGACGCCGCTGTCCACGCCGCCCAACTGGAGACGCTGAGGGCTGCCGGGTTCACCGTCGAGGCGGTCCGTCAGCTCGCGGCACCCACGCCTGCCCGGCCGGCGCCGCTTGGCGAGCCGGAGGTCGACGACCTGTTCGATCTGCTGGCCGGCGCGGTGGGGCTGACGGAGAAGACTTCGACGTTCCTGCGCCGGGACGTGGTGCGCGCGGTCGCCGAATGGGTGGGCGAGCGGGCCGACGCGGACACGATCGAAGCGCTGACCGACCGTTTCCTCGCGGACCCTCGGGTCGTCCTCGTGCAGGCGACAGCACCCGGGCAGCGGCGTCGCCAGCAGCCCGAACTCGTCTTCACCACCGAGGATCTGCTGGCCGCCGAGGATTCCCTCGCCGCGCTGATCCGCGACGGCCAGGTCATCGCCGGCGCGCCACCCCGCCTGCTGGTCGACCCCTCCTACCTGAAAGCGCGTCTCGCCGCGGCTCGCCAGTCGCGCCCGGCTGGTCGTGGACCCGAGCCGAGCCGCGTGGGCGCGGCGGGCGCGGACCGTGGCGGCGGGGTGGTGGTGCTGTCCGGGGAGCAGGTGGAGCTGGTGCGCCGGCTGCTGTCCGGGGGCGATCTGGTCCGCCCGGCAATCGGGCCGGCGGGCACGGGCAAGACCGAGGCGATGCGTGTCCTGACCGGTCTCCTGCACGCTGCTGGGCGGCGGGTGTTCGCGACCGCGCACGGCGGCCGCCAAGCCGAGGAGCTCGCCGACCGGATCGGTATCCCGGCCCGGGTCG
- a CDS encoding glycosyltransferase family 2 protein, producing MTDTLPDNTATQAPTPKIDPALGLNLVPTRELQARRQPVTICIPAHNEAETITEVVTESRRALDLLSAEGEVIVVASACADDTAALAGQAGARVVECGIGKGVALKAGLAAAKDGIIAMVDGDFRYHGPEPIAATLLRPILAGTADATIADLYWRPLYPQLNYYGFFAPLAGRLYPEMLAKVGTTPWSGQRAASSELWRIDLPDDFTVETVINLAWNDASARVRPVLADDWTNPQRPKPDLLGAELEFLLTHAVGTGRLRAEQEDSVHSWFGQVHDRMAAYHPGDDDPTQFETTLLRFSIQTLNSLLQG from the coding sequence TTGACTGACACCCTCCCTGACAACACCGCCACCCAAGCGCCGACACCCAAGATCGACCCGGCCTTGGGGCTCAATCTTGTGCCCACCCGCGAACTACAGGCACGCCGCCAGCCCGTCACCATCTGCATCCCGGCACATAACGAAGCCGAGACCATCACCGAGGTCGTCACCGAGAGCCGACGCGCTCTCGACCTGCTCAGCGCTGAGGGCGAGGTCATCGTCGTGGCCAGCGCCTGCGCTGACGACACCGCCGCCCTCGCCGGTCAGGCCGGCGCGCGCGTCGTCGAGTGCGGCATCGGGAAGGGCGTCGCGCTCAAAGCCGGCCTGGCTGCGGCGAAGGACGGCATCATCGCCATGGTCGACGGGGACTTCCGCTACCACGGCCCCGAACCCATCGCCGCCACCCTGCTACGACCCATCCTCGCCGGCACCGCCGACGCCACCATCGCCGACCTCTACTGGCGACCCCTCTACCCGCAGCTCAATTACTACGGCTTCTTCGCCCCGCTTGCAGGCCGGCTCTACCCTGAGATGCTCGCCAAGGTCGGAACCACCCCCTGGTCTGGTCAACGAGCCGCGAGCAGCGAGCTCTGGCGGATCGACCTGCCCGACGACTTCACCGTCGAGACGGTGATCAACCTGGCCTGGAACGACGCCTCCGCCCGAGTCCGCCCCGTCCTCGCCGACGACTGGACCAACCCACAGCGGCCAAAACCCGACCTGCTTGGTGCTGAGCTGGAGTTCCTGCTTACCCACGCCGTGGGCACGGGCCGCCTCCGCGCCGAGCAGGAAGACTCAGTGCATAGCTGGTTCGGACAGGTTCACGACCGTATGGCTGCCTACCATCCAGGCGACGACGACCCGACGCAGTTCGAGACCACGCTCTTGCGGTTCAGCATCCAAACGCTGAATTCCCTGCTTCAGGGCTGA
- a CDS encoding IS4 family transposase, producing MESYVPAPPPGPIANLISLGVLANYVSRDVVDEAVEEAGKAAQRSDVKLTPSFVVYFVMALALFAHDDYEEVTQQMAGCLADWGAGFDPTSGGLTKARQRLGARPLQLLFSKVARPVAEEETAGAFFGQWRAVSIDGLIFDAEVSKANVEEFGLPGSAEGRAGVTQVRAVTICECASHAPLRAALGPAGSGKGTGERTLARPLLSQLDPDWILLADRGFYSFADWCTADDTGAALLWRVGADLRLPVLREFTDGSYESVVIDPKARGKAREALLAAARAGEPLDRARARYVRVVEYDVPDREGSGSHELFALITNILDPADADARALAGLYVWRWEHEIGNKQIKTYLRGPGKILRSRSPDLVYQEIWGYLLTHFTIAALICQGATAAGIDPDRVRYTRTMRLVRRRAGDPSSSP from the coding sequence GTGGAGTCGTATGTCCCCGCCCCACCGCCGGGCCCCATCGCCAACCTGATCTCACTGGGAGTTCTCGCGAACTACGTCTCGCGTGACGTGGTCGACGAGGCCGTCGAGGAGGCCGGCAAGGCCGCGCAGCGCTCGGACGTGAAGCTCACCCCGTCGTTCGTCGTCTACTTCGTGATGGCGCTCGCGCTGTTCGCGCACGACGACTACGAGGAGGTCACGCAGCAGATGGCGGGATGCCTCGCCGACTGGGGCGCGGGCTTCGACCCGACCTCGGGCGGGCTGACCAAAGCCCGCCAGCGACTCGGCGCCCGCCCGCTGCAACTGCTGTTCTCGAAGGTCGCGCGGCCGGTCGCCGAGGAGGAGACCGCCGGGGCGTTCTTCGGCCAGTGGCGGGCGGTGAGCATCGACGGGTTGATCTTCGACGCGGAGGTGTCGAAGGCGAACGTCGAGGAGTTCGGCCTGCCGGGCAGTGCCGAGGGCCGGGCGGGGGTGACCCAGGTCCGGGCCGTCACGATCTGTGAGTGCGCGTCGCACGCGCCGCTGCGGGCCGCGCTCGGCCCGGCCGGCTCCGGCAAGGGCACCGGCGAGCGCACCCTGGCCCGGCCGCTGCTCTCCCAGCTCGACCCCGACTGGATCCTGCTCGCGGACCGGGGGTTCTACAGCTTCGCCGACTGGTGCACGGCCGACGACACCGGGGCGGCGCTGCTGTGGCGGGTCGGCGCGGACCTGCGCCTTCCCGTGCTGCGCGAGTTCACCGACGGCTCCTACGAGTCCGTCGTGATCGACCCGAAGGCCCGCGGTAAGGCCCGCGAGGCGCTGCTGGCCGCGGCGCGGGCGGGCGAGCCGCTGGACCGGGCAAGGGCCCGCTACGTGCGGGTCGTCGAGTACGACGTCCCCGACCGGGAGGGCTCCGGCTCGCACGAGCTGTTCGCCCTGATCACCAACATCCTCGACCCCGCGGACGCCGACGCCCGCGCGCTCGCCGGCCTGTACGTGTGGCGCTGGGAACACGAGATCGGCAACAAGCAGATCAAGACCTACCTGCGCGGGCCGGGGAAGATCTTGCGCTCGCGGTCCCCAGACCTCGTCTACCAGGAGATCTGGGGCTACCTGCTGACCCACTTCACGATCGCGGCGCTGATCTGCCAGGGGGCCACCGCGGCCGGGATCGACCCGGACAGAGTCCGCTACACGCGCACCATGCGCCTCGTTCGTCGACGGGCCGGTGACCCGTCTTCTTCCCCCTGA
- a CDS encoding helix-turn-helix domain-containing protein: MTSPARSEPLHDETYLPDEDPGEIIDFLAALRDRGRQSAEPRPRLTSPDGLSVELPEPMFDVLVQVAAAMQAGLAVTVAPHHLLLSTQEAADLLRISRTTLVRLLENGVIPFEKPSRHRRVRLDDLLEYRRRQRNAAELAFADLVTDTERLGLYDVDPDEARTALRAARKKTEG; the protein is encoded by the coding sequence ATGACCTCACCAGCCAGAAGCGAACCGCTCCATGACGAGACCTACCTGCCGGACGAGGACCCCGGCGAGATCATCGACTTTCTCGCCGCCCTGCGGGACCGCGGCCGGCAGTCAGCCGAGCCACGTCCCCGGCTGACCAGCCCAGATGGGCTCAGCGTCGAGCTTCCCGAGCCGATGTTCGACGTGCTCGTGCAGGTCGCCGCGGCGATGCAGGCCGGCCTCGCCGTCACGGTGGCGCCACACCATCTGCTGCTGTCCACCCAGGAAGCCGCCGACCTGCTGCGCATTTCGCGCACCACCCTGGTCCGGCTGCTGGAGAACGGTGTCATCCCGTTCGAGAAGCCCAGCCGCCACCGCAGGGTCCGCCTCGATGACCTCCTCGAGTACCGCCGCCGCCAACGCAACGCCGCGGAGCTCGCCTTCGCGGACCTGGTTACCGACACCGAACGTCTCGGCCTCTATGACGTCGACCCGGACGAGGCACGCACGGCTCTCAGGGCCGCCCGCAAGAAGACCGAAGGCTGA